The proteins below come from a single Roseiflexus sp. RS-1 genomic window:
- a CDS encoding Ig-like domain-containing alpha-2-macroglobulin family protein yields MRFLRQVGLIWTAALLVVVLASLALPGARFLLLPWLSDSPVVVAVSPPDGARDVSPRTALIIQFNTPMNPPGVERALRIEPESDVVYAWDDSRTTLTVTPTKTLQAGMRYRVSIDETALSRFFRPLEEPFVFTFETAPPPAVTSLWPRDGSVEVPVDTLISVRFSRSIVPPDRLAVPELSPAFRTDPPVSGSVVWIDPATLLFRPDQPLRPGVRYTCSLSPDLTDQSGTPLGRAYSWSFTTLAPTVLSVSPPPNARQVALREPLRIVFSQPVDRQALEAALSVTPPMPGALEDAVLPDGTQVVTYTPTAEWQAGVVYTIALPEKTADGSPLLVKPYRWSFMTAPKPALIGRFPGEGQLLPPGGSVRLIFSTPIDAGALRDNLRVEPPVAHLRVVTNDGEARIDAQLQAATLYTITIPASLSDRAGVALERDYQVRFFTAPAAPSLTLPEANGRVIRSLPDRAIDLLTRRTNLSELRLTLYPLDEATLLRALSFSDAEWTSFEPARYGLSPLRFWTQPLTDPLNTVVEERVTVTLDGGAPLPPGFYFLRIRSPERAGAGVLLAVSRVTLSFQVVGQRAIVWVTDIASTSVISDTPLALYRQGTLIAVGRSDERGVWETDLSGVNPRDLVAVATLLPAFATPEAPVQSAPAPRLRVILATDRSIYSPGESVAIRGFIRQEGSQAFEIPDPGQSLDLDIQGPSGVRLRKRIVLDASGMIDATLALPANAPSGVYRLFTPRDERAALQFYVHPPSSPLRASITRITQDQVVVSVRTPEDLPIAGATITWTIDPEPILLPVRDDFVFSRPETPLASLSGVGVTNEQGMLTLALPSDWYHVRIQAQIVEAGGLAATLDRTIYTAPAPAVGLRAATSLVGAGGQTSVEVVTLAGDQPLAAQRVQIDAVRLNGETASDMGVSPSEWQLLSRVITTDNDGRATFAVSLPEPGVYRVRAALVGGGLASPPTDIVLRAYQPGFTAWSEPRTSVSLVADRARYQPGDTALLLPLAPIPEGLALLTVQRASGDVVTELRTVRAGEPLTLTLTPADAPVVRVTLTSGVQSPAYRRLQVDVPVTAITPSLLATVTTDAQTYDPGATAALTITVTDARGAPVSADVLVRITAGDDDRQEPVVWRTGRTDRNGVIRFDAPLPQTPGTHEVRVWVAGERGFGVTGAALQARQPIVGQIVAPQFARAGDRFVVGVRLTTQEDVPRQTRITMRMPDGTAVVQTTAVPTEGAALATFTVQAPSSGAAMAVQAIVEADDAFSETLRTDLSVLPPATTVLSTGSALVTDRFEAAIPAPQARWGSLDIAVAPSLDALALEQARALAALADRHALDNVAIILMAASLADARQETQIAVDHLAKLQAADGGWTWKRQGSSSPVVTAATLEVLARAKESGFAVPDTTLERAINLASRLANDPVLSLETRICLSYALTQLDAPVPREWDENALNASGLACRLLMLPPDQARIDPALPRLISLAQRTQTEAWWTAPDGGAFPHDDVATTAIAARAVHHASPRHPLTANAARWLISRMTPAGWGDAYTTARVVQALRAIAPASTPATVAMTLNGAPVVAPAAPDAVLRIVPIPLSDLRPVNTLVVTGDGNPALVAWQVTSADHAALPAEGVGLIREFLDPQTGVLLDPARLRVGQLIKVRLTCVAHTERHFVTLRDAFPAGFVPVDAGSSPVFRQIDLFSDRIELAVEALAPGIYQYTYLVRAVTPGSYAVPPPELILPGARALTGTATTTVVQIVAP; encoded by the coding sequence GTGCGTTTTCTGCGACAGGTCGGTTTGATCTGGACTGCCGCCCTGCTGGTCGTTGTTCTGGCGTCTCTGGCGCTGCCTGGAGCGCGCTTTCTTCTTCTCCCCTGGCTCTCCGACTCGCCTGTGGTTGTGGCGGTCTCGCCGCCTGATGGGGCGCGTGATGTTTCGCCGCGCACAGCGTTGATCATTCAGTTCAACACGCCGATGAATCCGCCCGGCGTCGAACGTGCGTTGCGCATCGAACCCGAGAGCGACGTCGTCTACGCCTGGGATGATTCGCGTACAACGCTGACTGTCACACCAACGAAGACGCTCCAGGCAGGCATGCGTTATCGGGTCAGCATCGATGAGACGGCGCTGAGCCGGTTCTTCCGCCCGCTGGAGGAACCGTTCGTTTTCACATTCGAAACAGCGCCGCCGCCAGCGGTGACTTCTCTGTGGCCCCGTGATGGCAGCGTTGAGGTTCCTGTCGATACGCTCATCAGTGTGCGGTTCAGCCGATCCATTGTTCCTCCCGACCGGCTTGCCGTTCCTGAATTGTCACCTGCGTTCCGCACCGATCCGCCGGTTTCCGGCAGTGTTGTCTGGATCGATCCTGCCACGCTTCTCTTTCGCCCGGATCAACCGCTTCGTCCCGGTGTTCGTTATACCTGCTCGCTATCGCCTGATCTGACCGATCAGAGCGGTACGCCGCTTGGTCGCGCCTATTCCTGGTCGTTCACCACGCTGGCGCCAACCGTGCTCAGTGTGTCGCCGCCGCCAAATGCGCGTCAGGTTGCGCTCCGCGAGCCGCTGCGCATCGTTTTCTCGCAGCCGGTCGATCGGCAGGCGCTCGAAGCGGCGCTGTCGGTGACACCGCCGATGCCCGGCGCTCTCGAGGACGCCGTGTTGCCCGACGGAACGCAGGTTGTCACGTACACCCCGACTGCTGAATGGCAGGCTGGCGTTGTGTATACGATTGCCCTTCCAGAAAAGACGGCGGATGGAAGTCCGCTGCTGGTAAAGCCGTATCGATGGAGTTTTATGACGGCGCCAAAGCCAGCGCTGATCGGAAGGTTCCCCGGTGAGGGTCAACTGCTTCCGCCGGGAGGCAGTGTGCGGTTGATCTTCAGCACCCCAATCGATGCTGGCGCCCTGCGCGACAATCTGCGCGTCGAACCGCCGGTTGCACATCTGCGGGTCGTCACGAACGACGGTGAAGCGCGCATTGATGCGCAACTTCAGGCTGCCACCCTGTATACGATAACAATACCGGCTTCGCTTTCAGATCGCGCCGGTGTTGCGCTGGAGCGTGACTATCAGGTTCGCTTTTTTACCGCACCGGCTGCACCATCGCTCACGCTGCCGGAAGCGAATGGTCGCGTTATACGGTCGCTCCCTGATCGAGCGATTGACCTGCTGACGCGGCGGACGAACCTCTCGGAATTGCGGTTGACGCTCTATCCGCTCGATGAGGCGACGTTGTTGCGTGCGTTGAGTTTCAGCGATGCCGAGTGGACGTCGTTCGAGCCGGCGCGCTATGGTCTGTCACCTTTGCGTTTCTGGACACAGCCGCTGACCGATCCGCTCAATACAGTCGTCGAAGAGCGAGTGACGGTGACCCTCGATGGTGGCGCGCCGCTGCCGCCGGGTTTCTACTTCCTGCGCATACGCTCGCCTGAGCGTGCTGGCGCTGGCGTTCTCCTGGCGGTGTCGCGTGTCACGCTCTCGTTTCAGGTCGTCGGACAGCGCGCCATCGTATGGGTGACGGACATCGCCAGTACATCGGTCATTTCCGACACGCCGCTGGCGCTCTACCGGCAGGGAACACTGATCGCCGTCGGACGCAGTGATGAGCGCGGGGTGTGGGAAACCGATCTGTCTGGCGTCAATCCGCGCGATCTTGTCGCTGTTGCTACGCTTCTGCCCGCCTTCGCCACACCGGAGGCGCCGGTGCAATCGGCGCCTGCGCCACGCCTGCGAGTCATCCTGGCGACGGATCGATCCATCTACTCTCCGGGCGAATCGGTGGCGATCCGTGGCTTCATTCGCCAGGAGGGATCACAGGCATTCGAGATTCCTGATCCGGGACAGTCGCTGGACCTCGACATCCAGGGTCCGTCGGGTGTCCGCCTGCGAAAGCGGATTGTTCTCGATGCCTCAGGAATGATCGACGCGACGCTGGCGCTTCCCGCCAATGCGCCGTCTGGCGTCTATCGCCTCTTCACTCCTCGCGATGAGCGTGCGGCGCTCCAATTTTATGTGCATCCGCCTTCGTCGCCATTACGTGCGTCAATCACGCGCATAACGCAGGATCAGGTCGTCGTCTCTGTCCGTACACCGGAAGATCTTCCGATTGCAGGCGCAACGATTACCTGGACAATCGATCCAGAACCGATACTGCTGCCGGTCAGGGATGACTTCGTGTTCAGCCGACCGGAAACGCCGCTTGCATCTCTGTCAGGTGTCGGCGTCACTAATGAACAGGGTATGCTGACACTCGCGCTCCCTTCAGACTGGTATCACGTTCGCATCCAGGCGCAGATTGTCGAAGCTGGCGGACTGGCGGCGACGCTTGATCGAACGATCTATACAGCACCCGCACCGGCAGTCGGTCTGCGGGCTGCGACATCGCTCGTGGGTGCAGGAGGTCAGACAAGCGTCGAGGTGGTGACCCTGGCGGGCGATCAACCGCTTGCCGCGCAGCGCGTGCAGATCGATGCAGTGCGGCTCAACGGCGAGACTGCCAGTGATATGGGCGTGTCGCCATCCGAATGGCAACTCCTGAGTCGTGTGATCACCACCGATAACGATGGACGGGCGACATTCGCTGTGTCGCTTCCTGAACCGGGGGTATACCGGGTTCGTGCAGCGCTGGTCGGCGGCGGTCTGGCGTCTCCGCCGACCGATATTGTTCTGCGTGCGTATCAGCCCGGTTTTACTGCCTGGAGCGAACCTCGCACCAGCGTGTCGCTGGTTGCTGATCGCGCGCGGTATCAACCTGGCGATACGGCATTGCTTTTGCCGCTGGCGCCGATCCCGGAAGGTCTGGCATTGCTGACGGTTCAACGGGCGTCAGGGGATGTTGTGACCGAACTTCGCACTGTGCGCGCTGGAGAACCGCTGACGCTCACGTTGACCCCCGCCGATGCGCCGGTTGTCCGGGTTACGTTGACGTCTGGGGTGCAGTCGCCAGCGTATCGGCGGTTACAGGTCGATGTGCCGGTGACTGCGATCACTCCATCGCTCCTGGCGACAGTGACGACCGATGCACAGACGTATGATCCGGGAGCAACCGCAGCGCTGACGATCACCGTTACGGATGCGCGTGGCGCTCCAGTGTCTGCGGATGTGCTGGTGCGAATTACGGCAGGCGATGATGATCGGCAGGAACCCGTCGTCTGGCGCACCGGGCGAACGGACAGGAACGGCGTGATCCGCTTCGATGCACCGTTGCCCCAGACCCCAGGCACACATGAGGTGCGGGTATGGGTTGCGGGTGAACGTGGCTTTGGTGTAACCGGAGCTGCGTTGCAGGCAAGGCAACCAATTGTTGGGCAGATTGTTGCGCCACAGTTCGCGCGCGCCGGGGATCGGTTCGTTGTCGGCGTGCGTCTCACCACGCAAGAGGATGTCCCGCGTCAGACGCGCATCACAATGCGGATGCCAGATGGAACCGCCGTTGTGCAGACAACCGCAGTTCCCACAGAAGGCGCTGCGTTAGCGACGTTCACGGTGCAGGCGCCGTCATCTGGCGCTGCCATGGCGGTGCAGGCGATTGTCGAGGCCGATGACGCTTTCAGTGAGACACTGCGAACTGATCTGTCTGTGTTACCGCCAGCGACGACGGTGCTCAGCACAGGCAGCGCGCTTGTGACCGACCGGTTCGAGGCGGCGATACCGGCGCCCCAGGCAAGGTGGGGAAGCCTGGATATCGCCGTTGCGCCCTCCCTGGACGCGCTGGCGCTTGAACAGGCGCGCGCGCTTGCCGCACTGGCGGATCGCCACGCGCTCGACAATGTGGCGATCATTCTGATGGCGGCATCACTGGCGGATGCTCGCCAGGAAACACAGATAGCGGTCGATCATCTGGCGAAATTGCAGGCAGCCGATGGCGGATGGACATGGAAGCGGCAGGGATCTTCGAGTCCGGTCGTTACCGCAGCGACGCTTGAGGTGCTCGCCAGGGCGAAGGAGTCTGGTTTTGCCGTTCCGGATACAACACTGGAACGCGCAATCAACCTGGCATCCCGACTGGCGAATGATCCCGTCCTTTCGCTCGAAACGCGCATCTGCCTGAGTTATGCGCTGACGCAGCTTGACGCTCCTGTCCCGCGCGAATGGGACGAAAACGCTTTGAATGCGTCCGGGCTGGCGTGTCGCCTGTTGATGCTGCCGCCGGATCAGGCGCGCATCGACCCTGCGCTTCCCCGTCTGATCAGTCTGGCGCAACGCACACAGACGGAAGCGTGGTGGACGGCGCCAGACGGCGGCGCATTCCCGCACGATGATGTTGCAACGACTGCAATTGCAGCGCGTGCAGTTCACCACGCATCACCGCGGCATCCGCTGACTGCTAATGCCGCGCGCTGGCTGATCAGCCGTATGACGCCAGCGGGATGGGGCGACGCATATACAACGGCGCGCGTGGTGCAGGCATTGCGCGCGATTGCGCCTGCCAGCACACCGGCGACCGTTGCGATGACGCTCAACGGTGCGCCTGTCGTAGCACCTGCCGCGCCTGACGCTGTGTTACGGATCGTTCCTATTCCTCTCAGCGATCTGCGCCCGGTCAACACGCTCGTGGTGACCGGCGATGGCAACCCGGCGCTCGTTGCCTGGCAGGTGACCTCTGCGGATCACGCAGCGCTTCCTGCGGAAGGCGTCGGTCTGATCCGCGAGTTTCTCGATCCGCAAACCGGCGTTCTGCTGGATCCGGCGCGTCTCCGGGTTGGACAACTGATCAAAGTACGACTGACCTGTGTTGCTCACACCGAGCGACATTTTGTGACACTGCGCGATGCGTTCCCTGCCGGATTCGTGCCGGTCGATGCTGGATCGAGTCCGGTGTTTCGTCAAATCGATCTGTTTTCAGACCGGATCGAACTAGCGGTCGAGGCGCTTGCACCCGGCATCTATCAATACACCTATCTGGTGCGCGCGGTAACGCCGGGATCGTATGCTGTTCCGCCGCCGGAACTGATCCTGCCCGGCGCTCGCGCGCTGACCGGAACCGCCACAACGACCGTCGTGCAAATTGTGGCGCCGTAG
- a CDS encoding glycosyltransferase family 4 protein → MRIVFLCTSSLDYPSPRGRWLPLARYLARAGHEPHLLMLHPTFDRLRRRRFVIEGVHCAYVGQMHVYGLPGERRHFSASELAAVSLRGALALALATVRLRPDVIHVAKPQPINGLAGVLAAQSGGALYVDCDDYEAEANRFGSAWQQRVVAWWEDQLPRMARGVSVNTRFLYNRLHRLGIPEQRLRYVPNGVDIERCEPHDARRVRALRAALGLTDNPTAVYLGAISAVAHGVHLLIDAWTLLRERMPSARLVIIGDGDDRPALMTYARMRGLQQTVIWAGRVPAEAAPVWLAVGDCSVDPVDDTPAAAARSPLKIVESMAAGVPVVTGDVGDRRDMLGCNAGLIVSPGDPHALADGIATLLSDSARRARLARGARARAERYRWDRLAEVWQTLYEISA, encoded by the coding sequence ATGCGTATTGTCTTTCTCTGCACGTCCAGTCTTGATTATCCGTCGCCGCGCGGACGCTGGCTGCCACTGGCGCGCTATCTGGCGCGGGCGGGGCATGAGCCGCATCTGCTGATGCTGCATCCAACCTTCGACCGGTTGCGCAGACGGCGCTTCGTGATCGAGGGGGTGCATTGTGCGTATGTCGGTCAGATGCATGTGTATGGTTTGCCCGGTGAGCGACGGCATTTCAGTGCATCAGAACTGGCTGCCGTCTCTCTGCGCGGGGCGCTGGCGCTGGCGCTGGCAACGGTCCGATTGCGCCCCGACGTTATCCACGTTGCGAAGCCGCAGCCGATCAATGGGCTTGCCGGGGTGCTGGCGGCGCAAAGCGGGGGTGCACTGTATGTTGATTGCGATGACTACGAAGCCGAGGCGAATCGTTTCGGCAGCGCATGGCAGCAACGAGTAGTAGCGTGGTGGGAAGATCAGTTGCCGCGCATGGCGCGCGGGGTGAGTGTCAATACCCGCTTCCTCTATAACCGCCTGCATCGTCTGGGCATCCCTGAACAACGGCTACGCTACGTTCCAAATGGAGTAGACATAGAACGCTGCGAGCCGCATGATGCACGCCGGGTCAGAGCGTTGCGCGCTGCGCTTGGACTGACCGACAACCCGACGGCAGTCTATCTTGGAGCGATCAGCGCTGTCGCGCACGGTGTGCATCTGCTGATCGATGCCTGGACGCTCCTCCGCGAACGGATGCCGTCTGCTCGCCTGGTGATCATCGGCGATGGCGATGATCGTCCGGCACTGATGACCTATGCCCGGATGCGTGGTCTGCAGCAGACGGTCATCTGGGCAGGTCGTGTCCCTGCTGAAGCCGCTCCGGTGTGGCTGGCAGTCGGTGACTGCTCGGTTGACCCGGTGGACGATACCCCTGCCGCAGCAGCGCGTTCGCCGCTCAAGATCGTCGAGAGCATGGCGGCAGGCGTGCCAGTTGTAACCGGTGATGTCGGCGACCGGCGCGATATGCTTGGATGCAATGCCGGGTTGATCGTCTCCCCTGGCGATCCGCACGCGCTGGCGGACGGAATTGCGACGCTGCTGAGCGACTCTGCGCGACGCGCTCGTCTGGCGCGAGGGGCGCGTGCACGGGCGGAGAGGTACCGCTGGGATCGTCTTGCGGAGGTCTGGCAAACCCTCTACGAGATCAGTGCATAA
- a CDS encoding phospholipid carrier-dependent glycosyltransferase, which yields MTTSRFTIIAASAVALIILALLASGLTYPVQPITPAGLAEADGFWSLEFNNERSYRWTNGHARFHLPGFETASSLYVTLTLTAPQYPGARPVAARLQVDDSAPFHFTVAPEWRRYHILAAVTAPRWRTPVVQLTTATWTPGVHDRRQLGIAVSEGAVQRLGSPRLLAAVERGLFLAALVALFSVIVRRPQPYGGMLAAIAVVALGMLGAWTPARLVQMLPTNWSLAGEMLAAAAAVEAVRLRRRMPPYLLPVVAVTVAGTGTLLVAAPGWVIAGAVFLICGAWLSALAPGRSSGVRPAAPSSIPSPNPWQHVALGSIVTIALVSILVPGIADTESRYHVDESYWVSVSVQAFRTAFIERDLDHPFWFDYASLHILRHPQISKYIIGAGAYLAGYHDVPMLLYNFRQDLAWNKAHGRVLPPEIIGAARFSVALTGALCGAFLYWLGVQVAGPVTGILAVVLFIATPVVWDYARFAMLDIPALMFGLLALNLGIRAVTALRTGSANAGAWIAACGAACGAAVGAKLNALLIPGICVLAIGLTSVAHQHQSDRYTLISGVVSLLLWTWVVFFLSNPGLYSHPVAGIQHMLDMSRIVASGEFAPLPTLASRISAVWTSLGDGGYIGSGGLPGSRLWLIIGAISLTRALLQRQPGAHLSALSVIALWGGVSFVGITLWISQNADRYYLPLAPIVALLQAYGIIEIINVYRGSLLSIYSKIGFSLGIVLLSVAMNYYDTTHHFYPASHLPSQIWQVSGLSREITDDTKESGFLSYGPYVTLPPGGYIAIFEYKSDARSDTSIGFVDVATDKGRTVITQQEVYGTNGSPSYIEISFSIQERQEIEVRFWYNGNGTGSTSLRSLTIRPR from the coding sequence ATGACAACCAGTCGTTTCACCATTATTGCGGCTTCCGCCGTCGCCCTGATCATTCTTGCGCTTCTCGCATCGGGGCTGACGTATCCTGTCCAACCGATCACCCCCGCCGGTCTCGCCGAAGCGGACGGCTTCTGGTCGCTTGAGTTCAACAACGAGCGATCCTATCGCTGGACAAACGGGCATGCGCGCTTCCATCTTCCGGGTTTTGAAACCGCTTCGTCACTTTATGTGACGCTGACCCTTACTGCCCCCCAGTATCCCGGTGCGCGTCCCGTTGCAGCCCGGCTCCAGGTTGACGACTCGGCGCCTTTCCACTTCACCGTCGCGCCGGAGTGGCGCCGCTATCACATCCTCGCTGCGGTAACCGCACCACGCTGGCGCACGCCAGTGGTGCAACTTACCACCGCTACCTGGACGCCTGGCGTCCACGACCGCAGACAACTGGGGATTGCAGTAAGTGAAGGCGCCGTGCAGCGTCTTGGTTCTCCGCGCCTTCTTGCTGCCGTTGAGCGCGGATTGTTCCTGGCGGCGCTTGTTGCGCTGTTCTCGGTCATCGTGCGTCGTCCGCAACCCTACGGCGGGATGCTTGCGGCGATTGCGGTCGTTGCGCTGGGGATGCTCGGCGCGTGGACGCCTGCGCGTCTCGTGCAGATGCTGCCGACGAACTGGTCGCTGGCGGGCGAGATGCTCGCAGCCGCAGCCGCAGTGGAAGCAGTGCGTTTGAGGCGACGGATGCCCCCCTATCTCCTGCCGGTCGTTGCCGTAACAGTCGCCGGAACCGGCACCCTGCTGGTTGCCGCGCCGGGATGGGTCATTGCCGGCGCCGTCTTCCTCATCTGCGGCGCGTGGTTATCCGCGCTCGCGCCCGGTCGCTCGTCCGGCGTTCGTCCGGCAGCGCCATCGTCCATACCTTCCCCCAATCCCTGGCAGCACGTCGCTCTTGGGAGCATCGTCACCATTGCGCTTGTGAGCATACTTGTCCCCGGAATAGCAGATACAGAGAGCCGCTATCATGTCGATGAGAGCTACTGGGTTTCAGTGAGTGTCCAGGCATTCCGCACTGCATTTATCGAGCGCGATCTGGATCATCCATTCTGGTTCGATTATGCCTCGCTCCACATTTTGCGACATCCGCAGATCAGCAAATATATCATCGGCGCCGGAGCATACCTGGCCGGGTATCACGATGTGCCGATGCTGCTGTATAACTTCAGGCAAGACCTGGCGTGGAACAAGGCGCACGGACGGGTCTTGCCGCCGGAGATTATCGGCGCAGCGCGCTTCTCCGTTGCGCTCACCGGCGCGCTGTGCGGGGCGTTCCTCTACTGGCTCGGCGTCCAGGTCGCCGGACCTGTCACCGGCATCCTCGCCGTCGTTTTGTTTATTGCAACGCCGGTTGTATGGGATTACGCCCGCTTCGCTATGCTGGACATCCCTGCGCTGATGTTCGGACTGCTTGCGCTGAATCTGGGTATCCGCGCAGTGACCGCTCTGCGCACGGGGTCCGCCAACGCTGGCGCGTGGATTGCAGCCTGCGGCGCCGCCTGCGGCGCTGCCGTCGGCGCCAAACTGAATGCGTTGCTTATCCCCGGCATCTGCGTGCTTGCGATTGGTTTGACCAGCGTTGCGCACCAGCACCAATCTGACAGGTACACATTGATCTCGGGCGTTGTGTCACTTCTCCTCTGGACGTGGGTGGTTTTCTTCTTATCCAATCCTGGGCTTTACTCTCATCCTGTCGCTGGCATACAGCATATGCTTGACATGAGCAGGATAGTGGCTTCAGGCGAGTTCGCTCCGCTCCCGACGCTGGCATCGCGCATCAGCGCAGTCTGGACAAGTCTCGGCGATGGTGGATATATCGGCAGCGGCGGCTTGCCTGGCAGTCGGCTCTGGCTGATCATTGGCGCTATCTCCCTGACTCGCGCGTTGCTGCAACGGCAACCGGGAGCACACCTTTCGGCGCTGTCAGTCATAGCGCTTTGGGGAGGCGTCAGTTTTGTGGGCATCACGCTCTGGATTTCTCAGAATGCAGATCGCTACTACCTGCCATTAGCGCCGATCGTCGCATTGCTTCAGGCATATGGCATCATTGAAATCATCAATGTTTATCGGGGTAGTCTGCTTTCTATTTATTCCAAAATCGGTTTCTCTCTAGGAATTGTGTTACTTTCTGTTGCGATGAATTATTATGATACAACTCACCATTTTTATCCTGCTTCTCATCTTCCTTCTCAAATATGGCAAGTCAGCGGTCTCAGCAGAGAAATCACCGATGATACGAAAGAATCCGGTTTCTTGAGTTACGGTCCGTATGTCACTTTGCCGCCAGGCGGCTATATTGCCATATTTGAATACAAGAGTGATGCACGTTCTGACACAAGTATTGGATTTGTTGATGTTGCCACTGACAAGGGAAGGACGGTGATTACTCAGCAAGAGGTGTATGGAACGAACGGTTCTCCGAGTTATATTGAAATTTCATTCAGCATTCAAGAGAGACAGGAGATTGAAGTCAGGTTTTGGTATAATGGAAATGGAACAGGGTCTACTTCTCTGCGAAGCCTCACTATTCGTCCCAGATAG
- a CDS encoding phospholipid carrier-dependent glycosyltransferase, whose translation MSILVPGIADTESRYHVDESYWVPVGVQAFRTAFIERDLDHQFWFDYLMKFGSPHPQIGKYIIGAGAYLAGYHDVPLLPYDFGQDLAWNKAHGRVLPPEIVGAARLSVALTGALCGAFLYWLGVQVAGPVTGILAVVLFIATPAVWNLARLAMLDIPALMFGLLALNLGIRAVTALRTGSANAGAWIAACGAACGAAVGAKLNALLIPGICILAMCLTGVAHQHQSDRYTLISGVVSLLLWTWVVFFLSNPMLYPHPVAGIQHMLDMSRIAASGEFAPLPTLASRISAVWTSLGDGGGIGSGGLPGSRLWLIIGAIFLARAFLQRRQEARFSALSVIALWGGISFVGITLWIPQNVNRYYLPLAPIAALLQAYGIIEIINVYRGSLLSIYSKIGFSLGLVLISVAINYYETTYPAAINSYEINHRFYPAAELPSQLGRVIGSSREITNDMKASGFLSYGPYANLPPGSYVAIFEYKSDARSDTSIGLVDVTADMGRTVITQQKVYGTNGSPSSIEIPFILQERQKIEVRFWYDGNGTGSTSLRSLTIRPR comes from the coding sequence GTGAGCATACTTGTCCCCGGAATAGCAGATACAGAGAGCCGCTATCATGTCGATGAGAGCTACTGGGTTCCGGTGGGTGTTCAGGCATTTCGAACCGCATTTATCGAGCGCGATCTAGACCATCAGTTTTGGTTTGATTATCTCATGAAATTCGGTTCACCCCATCCGCAGATCGGCAAATATATCATCGGCGCCGGAGCATACCTGGCCGGGTATCACGATGTGCCGTTGCTGCCGTATGACTTTGGGCAAGACCTGGCGTGGAACAAGGCGCACGGACGGGTCTTGCCGCCGGAGATTGTCGGCGCGGCACGTCTCTCCGTTGCACTCACCGGCGCGCTGTGCGGGGCGTTCCTCTACTGGCTCGGCGTCCAGGTCGCCGGACCTGTCACCGGCATCCTCGCCGTCGTTTTGTTTATTGCAACGCCAGCCGTATGGAATCTCGCTCGCCTCGCTATGCTGGATATTCCCGCGCTGATGTTCGGACTGCTTGCGCTGAATCTGGGTATCCGCGCAGTGACCGCTCTGCGCACGGGGTCCGCCAACGCTGGCGCGTGGATTGCAGCCTGCGGCGCCGCCTGCGGCGCTGCCGTCGGCGCTAAACTGAATGCGTTGCTTATTCCCGGCATCTGCATCCTTGCGATGTGTTTGACCGGCGTTGCGCACCAGCACCAATCTGACAGGTACACATTGATCTCGGGCGTTGTGTCACTTCTCCTCTGGACGTGGGTGGTTTTCTTCTTATCCAATCCCATGCTTTACCCCCATCCCGTCGCTGGCATACAGCACATGCTTGACATGAGCAGAATAGCGGCCTCAGGCGAGTTCGCTCCGCTCCCGACGCTGGCATCGCGCATCAGCGCAGTCTGGACGAGTCTCGGCGACGGTGGAGGTATCGGCAGCGGCGGCTTGCCTGGCAGTCGGCTCTGGCTGATCATTGGCGCTATCTTCCTGGCTCGCGCATTCCTGCAACGGCGACAGGAAGCGCGCTTTTCGGCGCTGTCGGTCATAGCGCTTTGGGGAGGCATCAGTTTTGTGGGCATCACGCTCTGGATTCCTCAGAATGTGAACCGCTACTACCTGCCATTAGCGCCGATCGCCGCACTGCTCCAGGCATATGGCATCATTGAAATCATCAATGTTTATCGGGGTAGTCTGCTTTCTATTTACTCCAAAATTGGTTTCTCTCTAGGACTTGTGTTAATTTCCGTCGCAATAAACTATTACGAAACAACCTATCCTGCTGCAATAAATTCTTACGAAATAAATCACCGCTTTTACCCTGCTGCCGAACTCCCTTCCCAACTCGGGAGAGTCATTGGTAGCAGCAGAGAGATTACCAACGATATGAAAGCCTCTGGTTTCTTGAGTTACGGTCCGTATGCCAACTTGCCACCAGGCAGCTATGTTGCCATATTTGAATACAAGAGCGATGCACGTTCTGACACAAGCATTGGATTGGTTGATGTTACCGCCGACATGGGAAGGACGGTGATAACACAGCAAAAGGTGTACGGAACGAATGGGTCTCCGAGTTCTATTGAAATTCCATTTATCCTCCAAGAGAGACAGAAGATTGAAGTCAGGTTTTGGTATGACGGAAATGGAACAGGGTCTACTTCTCTGCGAAGCCTTACCATTCGTCCCAGATAG